The proteins below are encoded in one region of Peribacillus muralis:
- the gltX gene encoding glutamate--tRNA ligase, whose protein sequence is MSSDIRVRYAPSPTGHLHIGNARTALFNYLYARNKGGKFIIRIEDTDQKRNIEGGEESQLKYLKWLGIDWDEGVDVGGQYGPYRQSERNDLYKELYQELLDKGLAYKCYCTEEELEAEREGQVERNETPKYSGKCKHLTEEEQEELAAEGRKPSIRFAVPAGEVLTFKDMVKDDVSFETDGFGDFVIVKKDGIPTYNFAVAVDDHLMKISHVLRGDDHISNTPKQMMIYEAFGWEPPVFGHMTLIVNESRKKLSKRDESIIQFIEQYEELGYLPEALFNFITLLGWSPVGEEEIFTKEEFINIFDAERLSKSPALFDKQKLTWMNNQYVKQLDPDSAVELSMPHLIKAGKVSETLSASEKEWVHGLVSLYQEQMSYGAEIVELSQLFFKDEVEFEPEAKEVLAEEQVPEVMKAFLQEIDGLEEFNADEIKKSIKAVQKSTGHKGKKLFMPIRAAVTGQTHGPDLPKAISLLGKEKIKQRLQSILY, encoded by the coding sequence CCGTATTGAAGATACCGATCAAAAGAGGAATATTGAAGGCGGCGAGGAAAGCCAGCTTAAATATTTAAAGTGGCTTGGCATCGATTGGGATGAGGGTGTTGATGTTGGCGGACAATACGGGCCGTACCGTCAGTCTGAAAGGAACGACCTTTACAAGGAGCTGTACCAGGAGCTTTTGGATAAGGGCTTGGCTTATAAATGCTATTGTACGGAAGAAGAGCTTGAGGCAGAGCGTGAAGGACAGGTCGAGCGCAATGAAACACCAAAATATTCAGGCAAGTGCAAGCACCTAACCGAGGAGGAGCAAGAGGAATTGGCTGCTGAAGGAAGAAAGCCGAGCATCCGTTTTGCCGTTCCTGCAGGGGAGGTCCTTACTTTCAAGGATATGGTCAAGGATGACGTTTCATTTGAAACGGATGGTTTTGGTGATTTTGTCATCGTTAAAAAGGATGGCATTCCAACTTATAACTTTGCGGTGGCTGTCGATGATCACTTGATGAAGATATCTCATGTGCTTCGCGGGGACGATCATATCTCCAATACTCCAAAGCAAATGATGATCTATGAAGCTTTCGGCTGGGAGCCGCCAGTCTTTGGTCATATGACACTGATTGTGAACGAAAGCAGGAAGAAATTAAGTAAACGGGATGAATCGATCATTCAATTCATCGAGCAATATGAAGAACTGGGTTACCTTCCTGAAGCTTTATTCAATTTCATCACATTACTTGGATGGTCTCCGGTCGGGGAGGAAGAGATCTTCACGAAGGAAGAGTTCATTAATATTTTCGATGCAGAGCGATTGTCGAAATCACCGGCACTTTTCGATAAGCAAAAGCTTACGTGGATGAATAATCAATATGTGAAGCAATTGGATCCTGATTCCGCAGTGGAATTATCAATGCCACACTTGATTAAAGCGGGCAAGGTATCGGAAACTCTGTCGGCTTCTGAGAAAGAGTGGGTCCATGGTCTAGTATCGCTTTATCAGGAGCAGATGAGCTATGGTGCGGAAATCGTGGAGCTATCCCAACTGTTTTTCAAAGATGAGGTCGAGTTCGAACCGGAAGCGAAGGAAGTGCTGGCTGAGGAACAGGTTCCGGAGGTCATGAAGGCTTTCCTTCAGGAAATCGACGGTCTGGAAGAGTTTAATGCAGATGAAATCAAGAAGTCGATTAAAGCGGTCCAAAAGAGCACAGGCCATAAAGGGAAAAAGTTATTCATGCCAATTCGGGCGGCCGTTACCGGTCAAACACATGGTCCTGACTTGCCTAAGGCGATTTCGTTATTGGGTAAGGAAAAAATTAAACAGCGGCTTCAGAGTATTTTATATTAA